A single region of the Aeromonas hydrophila subsp. hydrophila ATCC 7966 genome encodes:
- a CDS encoding DUF2796 domain-containing protein, whose product MKAVTLLLAAAAFGVQANHDEHDSHGHGAHEHGHGHLNLVLDGNQLMIELQAPAADLVGFEHAAKSDEEKAQYAKAMAQLKQPDALFRFDPAAGCKLTQQELQAAKEDHDHDHQQSDGKHDEHQHDDAGHADMGAMYTYTCATPAKLTGLEATLFSVYPSLEKLSVQGILPSGQTAGELTPSANKLSW is encoded by the coding sequence ATGAAAGCAGTCACCCTGTTACTGGCGGCCGCCGCGTTTGGCGTGCAGGCAAACCACGATGAACACGACAGTCACGGCCACGGCGCCCACGAGCACGGCCACGGTCACCTCAACCTGGTGCTCGATGGCAACCAGCTGATGATCGAGCTGCAGGCCCCCGCCGCCGATCTGGTGGGCTTCGAGCACGCCGCCAAGAGCGACGAGGAGAAGGCGCAATACGCCAAGGCCATGGCTCAACTCAAGCAACCCGATGCCCTGTTTCGCTTCGACCCAGCCGCCGGCTGCAAGCTAACCCAGCAGGAGCTGCAGGCCGCCAAGGAAGATCATGATCATGACCACCAGCAGTCTGACGGCAAACACGACGAACACCAGCACGACGACGCCGGTCACGCCGACATGGGCGCCATGTACACCTACACCTGCGCCACCCCGGCCAAACTCACCGGCCTTGAAGCGACCCTGTTCAGCGTCTATCCGAGCCTGGAGAAGCTGAGCGTGCAGGGCATCCTGCCCAGCGGCCAGACGGCAGGCGAGCTGACCCCCTCCGCCAACAAACTGAGCTGGTAA